Below is a genomic region from Eupeodes corollae chromosome 1, idEupCoro1.1, whole genome shotgun sequence.
tttacatatttaagcACATATAAAATAACGATTTTTATTCTACTTGGATGTCCCTGTAGCGATACTAAATCTATTCAACGCACTCTAGATTTATAGCTacgatttttatgttttcacttGCAATTCAAACACCAATTCATTGTTGGAATAAATAACAAAGCTTCAAAGTATATCacagtatatatgtatgtatatgtagtcATTATACCTACTAACCTAGAAAGGTTGGTAACGGTAAGCACAAACAtattaagaattgattttcattgcaaattaatttaaacatttctaaAGCATTCAATGTAGCAGTATACATCTTGATGGACGACCAACTTCCTACTCCTGTTCCAATTTTCTTGAGctctttatataattttattagtgCATGCTATCTTAAGCCTATGAAGATTCTTAACTCCCAATTAATCTGTAATTTGAATTAAGTAcccttaatatttaataaaaccaagAATTACATATTATCTATGTGcacaaatgtacatatgtatatttaacttCTTTAGAAATGGCAACTAAAACTTTCAACATGAACTAACAAAGCCAGAGGAAGGTAGCTACATGAGAACGAGTATATCATCTTGAACATAATAATTAATACTTTACTTTCTCGAATGAGGGTCATAAATTTATTGTCAGATCATTGAAGGACTTCAAATATTTACAATGCAATACTCGTACCCACAAACATCTAGTTTTCCTATGTAGGTATGTACAATGTACGGCGTACAGTACTCGTACTTTAGCTGGAAAATTATATTGTGATGGTGCTCTAGATTTATTAAAACACATCCACACATTCACCACAAAAATTGGTTCAACTTGGTTGAGTTTACAAAAACTTTGACACGAACAACTCGGGCGCTTCTACCTTGAAAGCTTTTTATACACACAAACCAGAAATCTCTAAATTGCATGCTGTCCTACTGACCCAATTCTCGGTCACTAACCTGAATCCTTTTTGCACACAGTTGTTGTAGAATTATCGATTCGCAGAGGTAGGACTTTTTCTGACACAGTAAGTGTTTTGTGCATGTACACATACGTCCTCGTCCTTTTCGTTTCCATCGTCCCTATAGCCGTCgctcgttgttgtcgtcgtcgtcgtcgtcgtagtccaTCCAACCAAGCAAGAAGTTTCAGAATCAGACTTGGCTCTAATGAGTGTGTCGCTGGTGTCGCGCCCCATTCCTGCTGCTGCCATACACAACACATTCCACTAAAAAGCTATTTTAAGTGAAATCTTCAACACTCTAACGAATCTGAGAGTTTATTGGTGCAGTTGCATTCGGGACACAATAAGCGAcggataataataattatttttgtaatatactACATTCATACATTTGAAAATCAGTGAAAgtagataatttaatttttattgaaattttagctTCAGATTTTATTCGAATCACCGAACATATCAGTTTAGAGAGTTCAAATTTTCCCcctaaaacagaaaaacaaaaccaaaaaaacatacaaaatatgatttcgAAACTAGGCTCTCtagaagaaaaaatcaaacttcCACCTACCGAAACAATTAGTAGATTTTATCAACAGCCGCAAAACAATCGGAAGGCCATAAGGATACTCACAGTGGCCGTTTATGTGTTTTGTGTTTCATTGGCTGCGATAATGTTGTCCCTTTACTATGTGTTCATATGGGATCCAAGTATTCGACCGTTTGTTACAAAAATGGCTAACTGCGGTAAGTAGAAGTATTAGTGATTTAGATTATTTCTGGAACTGTaggttttgacttttctttataaattatcttatcttatctctCCTGTCTTTGAAATTGTGTGATGTTGCGTTCTTAAATGATTTCAGTTCTATAAATCATAagcctttaaaaatttaatacaaatatagaaATAAGGACATTTCTAGATTATAAAATGTTTGGATTTCAGAATTTCgtagtttgtttttaagaaaggtatttaaattatttcccaactATTTCTGTCTCGATGAAAATTAACTAAACAGAAATGCTTCTAGGATGTTCCAATGCATAGAAATATATTCTAAAGGATAATCGTAACTAGGACAAAAACTACACCTATGCGAATATGTTTATTGTTCGCGCAAAAAAGCCTAAAGTGCCCcttaaaaagaataattgtTTTGGATGAACAAACGAAATCTTTCATGCAGTAGTGCAGAAAAGTGattaatgaataattttaaCGAGAAACTAAATTTGAATACACTTCCTTAATTGGAGATTTTTAAATGGACATGTAAAAAAGAAGGGCGGGACATAGTGTAGATGCGTATACTTTTTCTTACATGTTCTTCACTTATTAGGATACGAATGtgcaaacaaattaacagaagAATGAAGAGATACAAACATAATAGTACATGTACACTAGTAGTCATACCTTAAAAGagtgaaattgttttattttgtttgttatattttctgtttctaattaaaacttaagttattaataaattatatagtTCCTGAGAAAACATAGTTGAATTCAAAAGTTTTGTACtacaataaatgtttttttttgtattaatttcagACAAAATAGTTATACCTGAACAAATTGCTATTCAACTTATAAATTCCTCAGAAATATCGGcagaacaattttataaaaatttacatgAATATTATCAACGACATCACATTCAGTACCTGTGGAATAAAGACGGAACAcatcaaaatttacaaaatgcaCCCCTAAATAAGACACCTAAACAGAATGATTTTGCACAACAGCAAAAAGAAGTTCCCAGAAGTTTAGCCGGCCATCGGCCAGCCCTAAACAATTATCAATTTACTGAGCGAGAAGAAGCAAACGAGGTCGCTCTTCTCGAATCATTGACTATCGCATCCCAAGAGATCCACAGTGCCACAGCACCACCAATCAATGAGAAGCCCAGCAACTATGACGACGAGGATTACTCTGAAGACGATTCAAACCTCGGTGCCGAGTCCAGCGGATTCTTCCCTTTCAACTTCGAATACACCAATCGGAGAAAATTTGATGCAGATTAGTACGGACCgtattatgttattttttaagttctatattatgtttttatttttgaaatcgcAGGGCTGTTTGTCTTAATGCTATATGGACTTAAATCATTTCATACAACCAAAAAAAGTAACATAATTAATCCACACATTCTTTCATTCATGTTTAACgataaaagaaacattattgatctgtatatacgagtatacaatAAGTCTTCATTTCATTCAATTAGATAATACTATTATGATATATGTTAATACATAAGTGCAATATACATAAATGAgtaaaccgaaaaaaaaaatcataatttaggACCGTTTAGTGTtactacaaataaaaatttaaaaaaaatacaaaaatgtaacttAGGCAATTAAATAACATTATTGCATCGGGTATTGTACGCAGTCACTTGTTAGTAAACATTCGAATCaatccatttaaaataaatacaaaataatattaaaactacgattaaatataaaatttgatacgAATTACGATGAGAACTTAGAATCATTACTGCACATGAGACTTAAGCAAAAGTTTGATCGGCCGGTCGATCATcattgattgaaaatatattattggaTGTGAACATTTAATCAAACATACATTATGTAGAAAACGATatgaatataaacaaattaaatatgcaTAGCATAGGAATAAAACGGTGTGTAGTATGTGTAAAAAGTTGTAATAgataaacctaaataaaaagataaatgtcGAATTTCAATGCAGTTGCAGATAACATAACAATGTAAGAGACTGCAAATAAAACAGCGTTgtaataatttgaataataaaataaactaaaattaaaaaatttaatattaggatataaaataaaatgcacgactggatcacacgaacttgctcctgtatgcaaagagtctgtttaaaaaagtacctatataagatttaaaaatatacctgtaaaataagtatGTCTTcatcttcaaagatataaatgatataaattgtcaaaaaacttgtgattcatcccaagacacaacttatcctaggacatttcatcccggaaACGAACAACACTTGTAATATACGAAAATAATGGTTTATGTATTAaactatttcgttcaaagcttttttagctttattttaatttcatattggaagaaccgggatggaaaataaattatctgaagataagaaagaggaagaacatatATGTTAAATTGTAAACCGATTGCATATTGGTTGtatagttaggtaggtgtctaaaacgaaagACATGTTTAAGATGATAATGAAGgtatgttattggtaggtagaagttACTTAATACAATCCAATTACATTTCTTCTTTCCTACAAACAtggcgcaaacatggagttattacgttcagcttatttttgttcgttaatgttaaaaaaaacaagcatacgaacaggtacaagaaaatGCTATTCacgtgttgtttacagtcaggctcttgtgcaaCGTttagtagttgtagaggttgtacgtaacacTTATAGAGGTATAATGTGTAGATAtacatacgttgaaaaagtgattctaatagaaaatacataaactCTTTCTGGaccgtttcttaaacttgtactaagtatttattcctttatataggcgaaggcaagtaaaatatgtgtgaaacaaccttattcgtaaagaataacattttaaaatcatatatacaaaggtaccaagatattacttcttgatggacactttaaaatagtttgttgattaaatatatcatattcgttaatccgatgcagtggcgctacacggtTGCAATCTTACaaactttgtttctttttagcATTTCATATGAGAAAAAGCGGCAGATGATCAAATCACGGAATACGGCTTTTTGAAACTTATgggatttcaaaaaaagtttttcgagataaacattttcttttacaaaaataaagtattgtGGTATAAattttgactgtttttttaaattttgtgttgaaGGAACAAATAACGCAAGGCAAAAATGACCACACAGCTTCTCTTTGATATTGAAGCTCCGTTATGAAAAAGAACGATTGAATTTCTAGCAAgggtcattttttaaattgaaacaaattctCTTTTGTCAAGCTTTCCAAATTGAATATATCTTCACTGCAGCTGTCGAAAAATTTGTGGGTTTTAAACATATGCATTTTAATATTGATAACAAAGTCGTAAATTGAACTAGAATCTTTTATATTCTCAGTGTTTGTTGTTTCGGTCAAAAAATGTACCTAGAATCATAATAATGCTGAAGAGATGCAGGGATGCAAGAGATAACattgaaatattgatttttttttattcgggACGAATTTCAAGAATGGAGTGAAATCCAGCTCTTGAATTATTGTCCTCGTCTTAATCTGTTAAATGCTTCTGTAGTACTGtcataagttcggtggatgagcaagtcaaaAGGTGAAAAGAACACTTCTGCGGTTTTAAACCAAgggtttgcaaacaacgtgcagccgataccttctgaaaCGTCTGAAAAATCTAttccccgaatccgcaccgcatATGATGGATCTAAGTGTCACGTTTTGCACgaatggtaggttgtcagatgattttgaaatctgaaGCGGAgccagacagggctgtattctgtccccaatattgtttttgttgttgataagcgatgtactgcgcgcagCTCTGTCAGGTACCGGAGAGATCCAATGGACCTTGACATCCTATTTTGGATAACGCGGACGAAGTTTGCTTACTctttcataggatcatggatctccatcaaatgacaacaagtgtggagagagaagcagaagttgtgtgGCTGAAAATGAATTCCGGCAAGACAAAAATTATCAACCTCGGAACCCGACAATcgtctcaaataaatattttctcgcaaacgGTGggaaaagtggagagctttcaaaaccttgaaagtattgttttcatcGAATGCGGAACCGAAGAAGATgtcatcggcaaagcaaaagcggcgttcgttATGCGGTCAAAAATGTGGAGGAATAACTTTATCAGCTtatcttcgtaacatcctaaggattttctgaccaaaccgtatatcaaatgaggtccttcatagaaggacaggtcaggaacctttAGAAtttataatacgaagacgtaagtggcaatgaattggacatacgcttcgaaaaagTAAAGACTGCATTGCAGGCTAAGCAATGCAGTGCAATCCCCTCAcagaagaaggaagaagagctggtcGACCGTGACGTGAAGCAAatggacagtcgaggcggaatcagcgtcactaggcaagagttgtaAGTAAGAGTAAGTAAGGCATGAGCAATACAAATACATGTTTTTCTTATATCTTCTTAAGAAGccaagttcaaaaataaaattttagagactgttagtttttaaatttaaaaaaaaaatgaaaaaaacccctgacgcgaatctgctcaaaaccttaacttccaagtttgaactcaatcgacccaatggtttagacTGTAGTGGCGTGGAGAGGCAGACAAAACAGTatggacggaatcgcgggacccactttcttcgacttctctactatcttaatatataatgtttgattaaaatctcgagttcgaaaatttgcacgaatgcaaaacttgccatatagctcctatatgtcgcaagtaaaaagtgaTGGGTGTTAGCTGATGTGCCATACATGGAAAGGATCGCCAATATATGTAACTATTCtagcttaatttttgttatgaaacTTCAAGGCTTTTGTTGCTCAAAACATTCATTTGAAGTAAGACTGTTATCTTATTTTTgcaatcaattcgatttttaagtttaagttttgctTCTATTAAAATGGAGTGAAGCGCTTAAAAAGTTGAAATGATCCTAGTGCATTGGGCTTTTTTTCGGTTTGTTCATTAAGAATAGACGGCTGTTTAAAATGTGGTCGtcttacatttaaaaaagtattgcgcaaacaaatcccatacaaaaataaattgaatttatagaGAATTGGATTCCAGATCCATTTGTATGCCAATTAGGGAGGATATAACATAAGGGGCTATTGACGTATTACATGTCGTTTGCTTGCACATGGACTCTAAACAGTATTTGTGGAAAGAAAGCAAACGGCTTTAGCAGTTATAATTTCactttcgaattaaaaataattatttttcaatatgtttgtaactacaaaaattataaaatgaacaAATCAAACGAAAACTGTTGGGTTCACACGAACATGATTCCATCGAGAACCTCACGAAAAATTGCGCTTCTCGTAATTTTGCATGGAAAACTAGACAAATGGTTGTCAACGTAAACCAGAAAAATGAAGGTTTGAAAAGTATCCTATTCAATGAAGCTATATCGGTCGACAGAATTTTGAAGATGCAAACAAAGCTTAAATGTCAATATCGCAGGTTAAGAGAATTGAAGCGCATATTTGAATCTagaatacatatttttcttattcagAGTTGGAGAGCAAGCATGGACTCCCTCCCATACTACTCACATAAGAGAAAAGGAGTTTGTAGATTGTAACTTTAGAGCATTCGGATGTAAGATGTTTTATTGATAGTATGTAATTGGATTGGCAGAGATGACAGTATGGAGGGTTTTCCTTTTTGAGGAGATAGCAATAGCAATGAGTTAATTGTATGTGTCCGAGGTGTAAGCGGAAAAAATCATTTGTTCATGATGATTGTCGTTTCTGTAGGATATATGGCTGGCTCACCCTTTGTTTTCCATTCTTCAATTCTTATAATATCTCAGTAAGTGTTAATCACGTTGAGAAAGTCTTTTTTTGTCGGATAGAAAGTATATGCGACTGTTCTGAAGCGGTTTTGGAAGCAATGTCTACGAACTCGTTTCCTTTGATTCCTGAGTGTCCTGGGACCCATAGTAGCATAATTGTGTGTTTGTTCTTGAGAATATTGTTCCGGATATTGGTAATGGTTAAGGAACAGTTTTGGATTCTGTTGATTGCCTTCAGTGTAGAAAGGCTATCAGAGCATATACCAAAGTTTTTCGgtattgtatttgttatttcGGTCGTTTTCAGGATTACGTACGCCTCAgtggaaaaaaatgaaaagtagtTAGGTAATCTTGCACTTTATAGAATATTTCCTTCTTCCGAAACGATTGCAAGTCCAGTTCCAGTATCAGATTTTGATCCACCTGTATAGATGAAATCCCATAAATCGTTTTTGTACATGTCAGTTATTTCATGAAACATCTGTGTGTACATTTCTTTAGACGAGGAATTCTGTTGTAATCTCGCCAGAGAGGTATTAATCGTATCAGTTGGGAACTCCCATGGAGGTATGTTATCAGGATTGAGGTTACATATTGATGGAGTAATACCGATTTTACTGGATTACTTCAGAGCGATGTAGATAGCAGAAGGGCATTTTGGTGTTTTTAcgttttacaattttctttgcATCCTCTATTATTGGGGATCTGTAAGATTGACATATCTTAGGTGCAAGACGTGCGGTTAAAAGATCCCTGCGGTGCTGTATGGTTGGGAAGCCTGCTTCAGTTAGGATGTTCTTTATTGGAGTGGTTGCAAATGCTTTCAAGCTAGTCCTTATTGAGGTGTGCATGATTGGTTTGATGATGTTGAGTGTAGATTTGCCGCATTTTTCATAGACTGCCAACCCATAATCAATTTTGGATAGAATAATGCTACGAGTTACAAGAATAAGTGCATTAATATGTGTAAAGCTATTTTTAGACGATAAGAAccttattatattatattgagtctggtaattACCAAAAGGAATGCCTAAAAGAGCTGATGAGTTTACATTCTGAATTTtgaatgataataaataaatgtcaaaagttagacaatttcttttttttacatagaTGTAAGTGTTTGCTTTTATCAGGTGATATAATAATGtaagttgttttcattaaataaatttctcttttgtcttaataatattttgtttatttaggagTAGAATAGTTAGCAACAGAAAACAAAGAGAAATGCTTGTGGAGAAAAAACCTTCGTTCCTCAGTACAATTGCGTTCAAACAACAATTCTAGTGAAGGCATTTCGTTCTTCGTTCTtcatattcaataaaaactacaaaaaaaaacttttatgaatcgtatttaaattacaattctttACCTTTTACGAATATTTGATACATTTGTCAACTTGTGATGGGTATCAATATGTTTAATAGCCGTAATACCGAGTTTATCAATAAAGCTAATCACAATAGATCCTATAATtcactatttatcaaaaatattgataattgatCACCATAATAccgattcattaattttgttgataattatcaacTATTATCAAATATCGTATTGATATTTGATAACCATAATAGGGATGTAAGTCGCTATTGAAGTTTTCTCTTGTACGATTGTTTACAttgaattttgataacaaaatcaAATCATCCGCATGCAGACAATGATCTGTTTTTGTATAACTGCTTATGATTTCACTTATGCCATTGTAGGCGATTATGAATAAGGTCACTGAAAGGGGAATAcatataaacattaaattatgattaaatgtttctaaatgtaAATGTTTCTT
It encodes:
- the LOC129939677 gene encoding uncharacterized protein LOC129939677 isoform X2; amino-acid sequence: MKFQTNFDCYKEFKIEDKIVIPEQIAIQLINSSEISAEQFYKNLHEYYQRHHIQYLWNKDGTHQNLQNAPLNKTPKQNDFAQQQKEVPRSLAGHRPALNNYQFTEREEANEVALLESLTIASQEIHSATAPPINEKPSNYDDEDYSEDDSNLGAESSGFFPFNFEYTNRRKFDAD
- the LOC129939677 gene encoding uncharacterized protein LOC129939677 isoform X1; translated protein: MISKLGSLEEKIKLPPTETISRFYQQPQNNRKAIRILTVAVYVFCVSLAAIMLSLYYVFIWDPSIRPFVTKMANCDKIVIPEQIAIQLINSSEISAEQFYKNLHEYYQRHHIQYLWNKDGTHQNLQNAPLNKTPKQNDFAQQQKEVPRSLAGHRPALNNYQFTEREEANEVALLESLTIASQEIHSATAPPINEKPSNYDDEDYSEDDSNLGAESSGFFPFNFEYTNRRKFDAD